One region of Acidovorax sp. T1 genomic DNA includes:
- a CDS encoding helicase-related protein, with amino-acid sequence MLKLEEIAKDAQITGLVPDEVVKVVNVEEIGPSARLVAYRNAQGKLDEQTIFRNDEHRLSLAVAGKAWAFDAEPAAFKLALEAYRISLAHLFDPLMAVHTSNVEPLPHQISAVYESMLPRQPLRFVLADDPGAGKTVMAGLLIREMTLRADARRVLIVSPGSLTEQWQDELREKFGLDFELFSREKQEQCHSRNYFAEQDRLIARLDQLSRSEEYQQLLAQTEWDLIVVDEAHKMSANYFGNKVNETGRFKLGKFLGGLTRHYLLMTATPHNGKEEDFQLFMSLLDGDRFYGKFREGAHKVDITDMMRRMVKEELLRFDGKPLFPERCAYTVNYTLSDAEVLLYDQVTDYVRNEMDRADRLDGKRKGTVGFALTQLQRRLASSPQAIYTSLSRRRKKLEARLDELQLKARADVLRENLGEYVVKRQLDLPEDLDDAADELSAEEYEAVADQVVDQATAAETIPELQAEILILRELEGAAASVVQSRSDRKWEEFSRLLQGDPEMRTADGRRRKIIVFTEHRDTLNYLLLRIRDTLGSEQAVVTIHGGINRDDRRKVQEAFRNDPDVLVLLATDAAGEGVNLQNANLMVNYDLPWNPNRMEQRFGRIHRIGQREVCHLWNLVAAQTREGEVFNCLLEKLAVEREALGGRVFNVLGEAFDNISLKDLLIDAIRYGEKPETRARMEQVIGQALDTQHLKDLMARNALVENHMSLDDLYAIREEMDKAEARKLQPHFISAFFREAFRVVGGELRDREAGRYEVRHVPPDVMERDRVIGHTRTPVLKKYERICFDREHRTIYGKPTAELVHPGHPLMAAVTDLVLSSHRSLLKRGAILVDPHDDSTEPRVLFMLDHSVRETAAPNGSTPRDVSRRLQFVEMTADGNAAPAPFARHLDLVPITTAESAQVADVLQADWVTHHIEARALAYAVEHLVPEHTQEVASRRERQADKQLAAVRERLVKEIQYWSDRAIRLDMDVRAGKQPRLQPENARRRAEELSARLKQRTAELQAMRNVASGTPNVIGGALVIPAGLLAQRSGVPDFSVDAAARARIERIAMQAVLDAEHALGHRTKDVSAEKCGWDITAYVEQPEGLALEHHIEVKGRAKGQDTITVTSNEIRHGLNQKDKFVLAVVVVDGDSAESVNYISMPFTKEPDWAEASKNLDLGLLLNRALAPKVFHG; translated from the coding sequence ATGCTCAAACTTGAAGAAATCGCTAAGGACGCGCAAATCACCGGGCTGGTCCCTGATGAGGTCGTCAAGGTTGTCAACGTCGAAGAGATAGGCCCCAGTGCCCGCCTTGTGGCCTACCGCAATGCCCAAGGCAAGCTTGATGAGCAGACCATCTTCCGCAACGACGAGCATCGCTTGTCCCTGGCCGTGGCAGGCAAGGCATGGGCTTTCGATGCTGAGCCCGCTGCCTTCAAGCTGGCATTGGAGGCCTATCGCATCAGCCTGGCCCACCTGTTTGACCCCTTGATGGCGGTGCACACATCCAATGTGGAGCCCCTGCCGCACCAGATTTCCGCCGTTTACGAATCCATGCTCCCGCGCCAGCCGCTGCGCTTTGTGCTGGCCGACGACCCCGGAGCAGGCAAGACCGTGATGGCGGGCCTGCTGATCAGAGAAATGACCCTGCGTGCCGACGCCCGGCGCGTGCTCATCGTCTCTCCTGGTTCCCTGACGGAGCAGTGGCAAGACGAACTGCGCGAGAAATTCGGACTGGACTTCGAGCTGTTCAGCCGCGAAAAGCAGGAGCAGTGCCACAGCCGCAACTACTTTGCCGAACAAGACCGCCTGATTGCCCGCCTCGACCAACTTTCGCGCAGCGAGGAATACCAGCAGCTCTTGGCCCAGACCGAGTGGGACCTGATCGTGGTGGACGAGGCCCACAAGATGTCGGCCAACTACTTCGGCAACAAGGTCAACGAGACAGGCCGATTCAAGCTGGGCAAGTTCTTGGGCGGTCTCACGCGCCACTATTTGCTGATGACGGCCACGCCCCACAACGGCAAGGAAGAAGACTTTCAGCTGTTCATGTCGCTGCTGGACGGTGACCGCTTCTATGGCAAGTTCCGCGAGGGTGCCCACAAGGTGGATATCACCGACATGATGCGCCGCATGGTCAAGGAAGAGCTGCTGCGCTTTGACGGCAAGCCCCTGTTCCCAGAGCGTTGTGCGTACACGGTCAACTACACCCTGTCAGATGCCGAGGTGCTGCTGTACGACCAGGTCACCGACTACGTGCGCAACGAAATGGACCGCGCGGACCGGCTGGACGGCAAACGCAAGGGCACCGTGGGTTTTGCCCTGACCCAGTTGCAGCGCCGCTTGGCATCCAGCCCGCAGGCCATCTACACATCGCTGTCACGCCGGCGCAAAAAGCTCGAAGCGCGCCTAGACGAGCTGCAACTCAAAGCCCGCGCTGACGTGCTGCGCGAGAACTTGGGTGAATACGTCGTCAAGCGACAGCTGGACTTGCCCGAAGACCTTGATGACGCTGCCGACGAACTCAGCGCCGAGGAATACGAAGCAGTGGCCGACCAAGTGGTGGACCAGGCCACTGCCGCCGAGACCATTCCTGAGCTGCAAGCCGAAATCCTGATCCTGCGGGAGCTGGAAGGTGCCGCTGCATCCGTCGTGCAATCGCGCAGCGACCGCAAGTGGGAAGAGTTTTCGCGCCTGCTGCAGGGCGACCCCGAAATGCGCACCGCCGATGGCCGCCGGCGCAAAATCATCGTGTTCACCGAGCACCGCGACACGCTCAACTACCTGCTGCTGCGCATCCGCGACACGCTGGGCAGTGAGCAGGCTGTGGTCACCATCCACGGCGGCATCAACCGCGATGACCGGCGCAAGGTGCAAGAGGCATTCCGCAACGATCCCGACGTGCTGGTGCTGCTGGCCACCGACGCAGCGGGCGAGGGCGTCAACCTGCAAAACGCCAACCTCATGGTCAATTACGACCTGCCCTGGAACCCCAACCGCATGGAGCAGCGCTTTGGCCGCATCCACCGCATTGGCCAGCGCGAGGTGTGCCACCTGTGGAATCTGGTGGCGGCCCAGACCCGTGAGGGCGAGGTGTTCAACTGCCTGCTTGAAAAGCTGGCCGTGGAGCGCGAGGCCTTGGGCGGGCGGGTGTTCAACGTGCTGGGCGAGGCTTTCGACAACATCTCGCTCAAAGACCTGCTCATCGACGCCATTCGCTACGGCGAAAAGCCCGAAACCCGCGCCCGCATGGAGCAGGTTATCGGCCAGGCGCTGGACACCCAGCACCTGAAAGACCTGATGGCCCGCAATGCCCTGGTCGAAAACCACATGAGCCTGGACGACCTCTATGCCATCCGCGAGGAGATGGACAAGGCCGAGGCCCGCAAGCTCCAACCGCATTTCATCAGCGCATTCTTCCGCGAGGCATTCCGGGTGGTGGGTGGCGAGCTGCGCGACCGCGAGGCGGGCCGCTACGAGGTGCGCCACGTTCCTCCTGATGTCATGGAGCGCGACCGTGTGATCGGCCACACCCGCACCCCCGTGCTGAAAAAGTACGAGCGCATTTGCTTCGACCGCGAGCACCGCACCATCTACGGCAAACCCACGGCAGAACTGGTGCACCCAGGCCACCCCCTCATGGCCGCCGTGACCGACCTGGTGCTGTCCAGCCACCGCAGCCTGCTCAAACGCGGCGCCATCCTGGTGGACCCGCACGACGACAGCACCGAGCCGCGCGTGCTGTTCATGCTGGACCACAGCGTGCGCGAAACCGCCGCACCCAACGGCAGCACCCCGCGCGACGTTTCCCGCCGATTGCAGTTTGTGGAAATGACGGCGGACGGCAACGCCGCGCCAGCGCCGTTTGCCCGCCACCTTGACCTGGTGCCCATCACCACCGCCGAGTCTGCCCAGGTGGCCGACGTGTTGCAGGCCGATTGGGTGACGCACCACATCGAAGCCCGTGCCCTGGCCTATGCCGTGGAACACCTGGTGCCCGAGCACACGCAAGAAGTCGCCAGCCGCCGCGAACGCCAGGCCGACAAGCAACTGGCCGCCGTGCGCGAGCGCCTGGTCAAAGAAATCCAATACTGGTCAGACCGTGCCATCCGGCTGGACATGGACGTGCGCGCAGGCAAGCAACCCCGCCTGCAACCCGAGAACGCCCGCCGCCGTGCCGAAGAGTTGAGTGCACGCCTCAAACAGCGCACAGCCGAACTCCAAGCCATGCGCAACGTGGCGTCTGGCACACCCAACGTGATCGGCGGGGCGCTCGTCATCCCCGCAGGGTTGTTGGCCCAGCGCAGCGGTGTGCCCGATTTCAGTGTGGACGCAGCAGCCCGTGCCCGCATCGAGCGCATTGCCATGCAAGCCGTGTTGGACGCCGAACACGCGCTGGGCCACCGCACCAAAGACGTATCTGCCGAAAAATGCGGCTGGGACATCACCGCCTACGTCGAGCAGCCCGAGGGGCTGGCGTTGGAGCACCACATTGAAGTCAAAGGCCGCGCCAAGGGGCAGGACACCATCACCGTCACCAGCAACGAAATCCGCCATGGGTTGAACCAGAAGGACAAGTTCGTGTTGGCTGTGGTGGTGGTGGACGGCGACAGTGCCGAATCGGTGAACTACATTTCCATGCCCTTCACCAAGGAACCTGACTGGGCCGAGGCCAGCAAAAATCTGGACTTAGGATTGCTGCTGAACAGAGCCTTGGCGCCCAAGGTGTTCCATGGTTAG
- a CDS encoding AAA family ATPase, with protein MRLKTVTLKNFRCFESLTLDLHPQLTVIVGNNGAGKTALLDGVATALTPVLTHLSSANQRLSGRGFKDADFRIEGYAGRGGKTQWAKADFAQVMVETYDELRWDYWKPSGNAKGVEPPQKWGETQLKDRLSAIYASYKTTHPLLTPTFAYYGASRGSIKVPERLREAKLNYEHPTAALYDCLDPASDFREMLEWFDLEESSELRENKGAVNDNFMPFSSLEAVRAAVVGLLGQYRNPHFNSKHKFMLTRESDGAPMLVEQLSQGYQSMLALAMDFARRLAIANPHLEYDDEDYAVQVIHQAIDQLAALGVVSAEPFQQSLRMSAPAIMLVDEIDLHLHPSWQQRVLQDLMRTFPLTQFIVTTHSPQVLSTIRRENIRVLSGSTAEMPLASTYGQPSGDVMHSVMLVDPQPPIEEKQTIDRLTELVDQGHWSGAEAQRLLQQLTQTLGPENARLQQLRRSIQRQEALAGLSKQ; from the coding sequence ATGCGATTGAAAACCGTCACGCTGAAAAATTTCCGCTGCTTTGAATCCCTGACGCTGGACCTGCACCCGCAACTCACTGTCATCGTGGGCAACAACGGGGCCGGCAAGACGGCGCTGTTGGATGGCGTCGCAACTGCGCTGACGCCCGTGCTGACCCATCTTTCTTCTGCCAACCAGCGTCTGAGTGGTCGCGGCTTCAAAGACGCTGATTTTCGAATTGAAGGGTACGCTGGACGAGGTGGGAAAACTCAATGGGCCAAAGCTGATTTCGCGCAGGTCATGGTTGAAACCTATGACGAGTTGCGCTGGGACTACTGGAAACCGTCTGGTAACGCAAAGGGTGTGGAGCCCCCACAGAAGTGGGGCGAAACCCAATTAAAGGATCGGCTGAGCGCCATTTATGCCAGCTATAAGACGACGCACCCACTCTTGACCCCTACCTTTGCCTACTATGGGGCTAGCCGAGGCAGTATCAAAGTGCCCGAGCGTTTGCGTGAGGCTAAGCTGAACTACGAACATCCCACAGCCGCGCTCTACGACTGCCTGGACCCCGCCAGCGACTTTCGCGAAATGCTGGAATGGTTTGACCTTGAAGAGTCCTCCGAGCTGCGCGAAAACAAGGGTGCGGTCAACGATAACTTCATGCCATTCAGCTCTTTGGAGGCAGTACGTGCCGCTGTGGTCGGGCTGCTGGGGCAATATCGCAACCCTCACTTCAACAGCAAGCACAAATTCATGCTGACCCGCGAGAGTGATGGTGCGCCCATGTTGGTGGAACAACTCAGCCAAGGCTATCAAAGCATGTTGGCCTTGGCCATGGACTTCGCGCGTCGCCTGGCGATCGCGAACCCACATCTGGAATACGACGATGAAGACTATGCGGTTCAGGTTATTCACCAGGCCATAGACCAATTGGCCGCGCTTGGCGTGGTCTCGGCAGAGCCGTTCCAGCAGTCCTTGCGCATGAGCGCACCAGCCATCATGCTGGTGGACGAAATCGACTTGCACCTCCATCCGTCATGGCAGCAGCGGGTCTTGCAAGACTTGATGCGGACCTTCCCATTGACCCAATTCATCGTCACCACCCACAGCCCACAAGTGCTCAGCACCATCCGGCGCGAAAACATCCGCGTCCTTAGCGGCAGCACCGCTGAAATGCCTTTGGCTTCCACCTATGGCCAGCCCAGCGGCGATGTCATGCACAGCGTGATGTTGGTAGATCCACAGCCTCCCATAGAAGAGAAGCAAACCATCGACCGTCTGACGGAGCTGGTCGATCAGGGGCATTGGAGTGGTGCCGAGGCGCAGCGCCTCTTGCAGCAATTGACTCAGACGCTAGGGCCAGAAAACGCTCGTTTGCAGCAGTTGCGACGCAGTATCCAGCGTCAGGAGGCTCTTGCCGGATTGAGTAAGCAATGA
- a CDS encoding retron system putative HNH endonuclease — translation MRSIAKQGTGGYHLNQSHGNPPQTPGQATSRWGSFGHKQDVMERLLHEQYQLCCYSEFRPDEEGLGYHIEHIENKSQNPARTFDYSNLAASALDSETGLQQLKKPDPAAPDAVFGGHAAGKRDSVDLALFVSCHQPDCHRYFAYLPTDGRVVPREDLSEQDKAKADYTIRLLNLNSPFLLTRRRQWAQELQRLFDEHADHGWSVLHLAQIDLLPTNGKLNRFFSLTRQFYGAMAEQTLAQHAPALV, via the coding sequence ATGAGAAGCATCGCTAAGCAAGGCACGGGTGGCTACCACCTCAATCAATCACACGGCAACCCACCTCAAACGCCTGGTCAGGCCACCAGCCGCTGGGGCTCGTTTGGCCACAAACAGGACGTGATGGAGCGCCTGCTGCATGAGCAGTATCAACTGTGCTGTTACAGCGAGTTCAGGCCTGATGAAGAAGGTTTGGGCTATCACATCGAGCACATCGAAAACAAAAGCCAGAACCCGGCGCGCACCTTTGATTACAGTAATCTCGCTGCCAGCGCCTTGGACAGTGAAACCGGCTTGCAGCAACTGAAAAAGCCCGACCCGGCAGCGCCTGATGCCGTGTTTGGTGGCCATGCTGCTGGCAAACGTGACAGCGTAGACCTTGCCTTGTTTGTCTCGTGCCACCAACCCGACTGCCACCGCTACTTTGCCTATTTGCCCACCGATGGGCGCGTGGTTCCGCGCGAAGACCTGTCTGAGCAGGACAAAGCCAAGGCCGACTACACCATTCGTTTGCTCAACCTCAACAGCCCGTTCTTGTTAACCCGCCGTCGCCAGTGGGCGCAAGAACTTCAACGCTTGTTTGATGAACATGCCGATCATGGTTGGAGTGTGCTCCACCTCGCCCAGATAGACCTGCTTCCCACCAACGGCAAGCTCAACCGGTTTTTCAGCCTAACCCGTCAGTTTTATGGCGCTATGGCTGAACAAACTTTGGCCCAACACGCGCCTGCATTGGTTTAA